From the Pseudomonas sp. SORT22 genome, one window contains:
- the pobA gene encoding 4-hydroxybenzoate 3-monooxygenase, protein MKTQVAIIGAGPAGLLLGQLLHKAGIANVIVERQSADYVLGRIRAGVLEQGMVQLLREAGVGARMDAEGLPHSGFELAFDGRREHIDLKGLTGGKGVMIYGQTEVTRDLMQARQACGAVTVYQADNVRPHDLKSEHPYLTFEKNGEVLRLDCDYIAGCDGYHGIARQSIPAEALKIFERVYPFGWLGVLADTPPVSDELVYARHERGFALCSMRSPTRTRYYVQVAAEEKVEDWSDERFWTELKSRLPTDLAERLVTGPSIEKSIAPLRSFVVEPMQYGKLFLLGDAAHIVPPTGAKGLNLAASDVSTLYNILRKVYGEGRTDLLERYSQICLRRIWKAERFSWWMTSMLHRFPDSDAFSQRIQQTELEYYVSSAAGRTTLAENYVGLPYEPIEEDA, encoded by the coding sequence ATGAAGACTCAAGTCGCCATTATCGGTGCCGGCCCTGCCGGACTGCTGCTCGGCCAGTTGCTGCACAAGGCCGGGATTGCCAACGTCATCGTCGAGCGCCAGAGCGCCGACTACGTGCTCGGGCGCATCCGTGCCGGGGTGCTGGAACAAGGCATGGTCCAATTGCTGCGCGAAGCCGGCGTCGGTGCGCGCATGGACGCCGAGGGCCTGCCCCACAGCGGTTTTGAACTGGCCTTCGACGGGCGCCGCGAACACATCGACCTCAAGGGCCTGACCGGCGGCAAAGGGGTGATGATCTACGGCCAGACCGAAGTCACCCGTGATCTGATGCAAGCGCGCCAGGCCTGCGGCGCCGTGACGGTCTATCAAGCCGACAACGTCCGGCCCCATGATCTGAAGTCCGAGCACCCTTACCTGACCTTCGAAAAAAACGGCGAAGTACTTCGCCTGGACTGCGACTACATTGCTGGCTGCGACGGCTACCACGGCATCGCCCGGCAATCGATTCCCGCCGAGGCGCTGAAGATTTTCGAGCGGGTCTACCCGTTCGGCTGGCTCGGCGTGCTGGCCGATACCCCGCCGGTCAGCGACGAACTGGTGTACGCCCGCCACGAGCGCGGCTTCGCCCTGTGCAGCATGCGCTCGCCGACCCGCACCCGCTATTACGTGCAGGTGGCGGCTGAAGAAAAGGTCGAGGACTGGTCCGATGAGCGCTTCTGGACTGAACTGAAATCGCGCCTGCCCACGGATCTTGCCGAGCGCCTGGTGACCGGCCCGTCAATCGAGAAAAGCATCGCGCCGCTGCGCAGCTTCGTCGTCGAACCCATGCAGTACGGCAAGCTGTTCCTGCTCGGAGACGCCGCGCACATCGTCCCGCCCACCGGCGCCAAGGGCCTGAACCTGGCGGCCAGCGATGTCAGCACCTTGTACAACATCCTGCGCAAGGTCTACGGCGAAGGTCGCACCGATCTGCTCGAGCGCTACTCGCAGATCTGCCTGCGGCGGATCTGGAAAGCCGAACGGTTTTCCTGGTGGATGACCTCCATGCTGCATCGATTCCCGGACAGCGACGCCTTCAGCCAGCGTATCCAGCAAACCGAGCTTGAGTATTACGTGAGCTCCGCAGCCGGTCGCACAACACTGGCAGAAAACTACGTCGGCCTGCCCTACGAGCCAATCGAAGAAGACGCTTAG